Proteins encoded together in one Falco peregrinus isolate bFalPer1 chromosome 2, bFalPer1.pri, whole genome shotgun sequence window:
- the SFRP2 gene encoding secreted frizzled-related protein 2, which yields MQRRLCALLLLASQCMGSAAGLFPFGEPDFSYKRSNCKPIPAPMLLCRGIEYQSMRLPNLLGHETVQEVLEQASTWIPLVQKQCHPDTRKFLCSLFAPVCIDDLDEIIQPCHSLCEEVKESCAPVMSAFGFPWPDMLDCSRFPKDNDLCIPLASSDHILPVTREAPKVCDACKNKNEDDNDIVENLCKNDFALKIKVKEIAYINGDTKITPETKSKTIYKLNGLTERDLRKIVLWLKGGLQCTCDEMNDINVPYLVMGQKQAGELVITSLKRWQKGQRAFKRFSRSIRKLQC from the exons atgcAGCGCCGACTCTGcgccctgctcctgctggcgTCCCAGTGCATGGGCTCGGCCGCCGGGCTCTTCCCCTTCGGGGAGCCCGACTTCTCCTACAAGCGCTCCAACTGCAAGCCCATCCCCGCCCCGATGCTGCTGTGCCGAGGCATCGAGTACCAGAGCATGCGGCTGCCCAACCTGCTGGGGCATGAGACGGtgcaggaggtgctggagcaggcctCCACCTGGATCCCGCTGGTGCAGAAGCAGTGCCACCCCGACACCAGGAAGttcctctgctccctcttcGCCCCCGTCTGCATCGACGACCTGGACGAGATCATCCAGCCCTGCCACTCACTCTGCGAGGAGGTGAAGGAGAGCTGCGCCCCGGTGATGTCAGCCTTCGGCTTCCCCTGGCCTGACATGCTGGACTGCAGCCGCTTCCCCAAGGACAACGACCTCTGCATCCCTCTGGCCAGCAGCGACCACATCCTCCCCGTCACCAGAGAAG CACCCAAGGTCTGCGATGCCTGCAAAAACAAGAATGAAGACGATAATGACATCGTGGAAAACCTCTGCAAAAATGACTTTG CCTTGAAGATAAAAGTGAAGGAGATTGCCTATATCAATGGAGATACCAAGATCACCCCTGaaacaaagagcaaaaccaTCTACAAGCTGAATGGGCTGACAGAAAGAGATCTGAGGAAGATCGTGCTCTGGCTCAAAGGTGGCCTCCAGTGTACCTGCGATGAGATGAACGACATCAACGTCCCCTACTTGGTGATGGGGCAGAAGCAAGCTGGGGAACTGGTGATCACCTCGCTGAAGCGGTGGCAGAAAGGGCAGAGGGCTTTCAAGCGGTTCTCCCGCAGCATCCGCAAACTGCAGTGTTAG